A DNA window from Mytilus edulis chromosome 14, xbMytEdul2.2, whole genome shotgun sequence contains the following coding sequences:
- the LOC139502960 gene encoding uncharacterized protein — translation MKKIDNFIRHSWQVLILVLYNTACVHPGSPYRSNIITGTTSIIPGIVNKPLHLQCPFAYTRTVLKRDGLIVKESRHGSLVYSLIPRKEDHGSTFSCDMYNLAVRIRRKTSVMLDISYKPYLSMNFTPNSVIEGQSVTLCCSSESRPPTLELWWNMGRRLLSSKYDTNVLCHKIINMSREDSGSYSCFAENEIGTIHDEVIITVLYPPNIPNQRIHFTETDLSRTLQCLAYGVPATYSYGIWHHLSFFGEHIRYLNPSTDGKVTLPPIANKVERYQDNGIYSCTASNRVVDSFGNSFQTGKIFVMSNGPPIFMTKIEHEQYSQPGKTFILKFIVYSTSEIESNNVKSGNKDITASIQITHINSTMVFHGTEISVETMEIVLSFNISDKSNRQDYTVTLCNGYSNSSFVVNITSGPIDIEEKKTGETKIAVLILAILVVMCVPITGAAVFLGRKRNRRISENISELESIEGQPVPVENIVYQTATQSVDVRTTPVQTSVEVFDYNRSSYIREQNSGPLTGQLYYADVIFPPTSTHDVVHIIGIENRTVYTDVTVSGGATSLVDSRNVTSSDEEEEDFVEIQGLKNFVDKRKEH, via the exons ATgaagaaaattgacaattttatacgGCATAGCTGGCAGGTTCTGATATTAGTTTTGTATAACACAG CTTGTGTACATCCAGGTTCACCATACCGTTCTAATATCATAACGGGAACGACATCAATTATTCCGGGAATAGTTAACAAGCCTCTTCATTTGCAGTGTCCGTTCGCATATACCAGAACAGTTCTGAAAAGAGATGGACTGATCGTAAAAGAGTCAAGGCATGGTTCTCTAGTATATTCTCTTATTCCAAGGAAAGAAGATCACGGTTCAACGTTTTCGTGTGACATGTATAATTTGGCTGTTCGTATAAGGAGGAAGACCAGTGTTATGCTTGATATCAGTT aTAAACCGTATTTGTCTATGAActttacaccaaacagtgttattGAGGGACAATCTGTAACACTCTGCTGCAGCTCCGAGAGTCGACCGCCAACACTAGAACTATGGTGGAACATGGGACGTAGATTACTGTCTTCAAAGTATGATACAAACGTCTTATGTCATAAAATTATCAATATGAGTCGTGAAGATAGCGGTAGTTACTCATGTTTTGCTGAAAACGAGATTGGAACAATACATGATGAGGTCATTATTACAGTTTTAT ATCCTCCAAATATTCCTAATCAACGCATACATTTTACAGAAACTGATTTGTCACGAACCCTACAGTGTCTTGCATACGGGGTACCTGCAACATATTCATATGGTATATGGCATCATCTTTCGTTCTTTGGCGAACACATTAGATACTTAAATCCTTCAACTGACGGCAAAGTAACTTTACCGCCAATTGCAAATAAGGTTGAAAGGTACCAGGACAACGGTATATATTCATGTACGGCGTCAAATAGAGTAGTTGATAGTTTTGGAAATAGTTTTCAGACCGGAAAGATCTTCGTTATGTCAAATG GACCGCCCATATTTATGACGAAAATTGAACATGAGCAGTATAGTCAACCAgggaaaacatttattttgaaattcattGTATACAGTACCTCAGAGATAGAATCTAATAATGTTAAGAGTGGAAATAAGGATATAACAGCTTCCATACAGATTACACATATTAACAGTACTATGGTTTTCCATGGAACTGAAATATCAGTCGAAACCATGGAAATCGTTTTGAGCTTCAACATATCTGATAAGAGTAATCGTCAGGACTATACTGTAACACTGTGTAATGGTTACAGCAATAGCAGTTTTGTAGTAAATATAACATCAGGCCCAATCGATATAG aAGAGAAGAAAACTGGTGAAACAAAAATTGCGGTACTTATCTTGGCAATACTTGTGGTAATGTGTGTCCCAATTACAGGAGCAGCAG TTTTCCTGGGAAGAAAGAGAAACAGAAG AATATCAGAGAATATCTCAGAGTTAGAGTCAATAGAAG GACAACCAGTGCCTGTTGAAAATATTGTGTATCAAACTGCAACTCAGTCGGTAGATGTTCGAACAACACCAGTTCAAACTAGTGTAGAAGTTTTTG attATAACCGCAGCTCATATATACGAGAACAGAATTCGGGTCCATTG ACAGGTCAGTTATATTATGCAGACGTTATTTTCCCTCCAACTTCGACACACGATGTTGTGCATATCATAGGTATTGAGAACAGAACAGTATACACCGATGTGACTGTTTCAGGAGGAGCCACAAGTCTCGTCGATTCCCGTAATGTAACGAGTAGTGATGAGGAAGAAGAAGACTTTGTTGAAATTCAGGGTCTAAAGAATTTTGTTGACAAAAGAAAAGAACATTAA